In the Besnoitia besnoiti strain Bb-Ger1 chromosome XII, whole genome shotgun sequence genome, one interval contains:
- a CDS encoding hypothetical protein (encoded by transcript BESB_023780) gives MAQGQGDAPPCPARDGRSPRVATLLQKARGLPCSSLSSPFTVSSSPSSLVASKAPSASSCSPSPYGPASSSPACLSSAASASPSASSLPSSSLSLTLSCSPCLSSLCRATLQRLQSSSEGTAALGKSCACLAEKVYAVALEREALDEAEQRRQTHTGEGDTEEDRRKDAGLREEGEDEDAISSADKLVITRLEPRLVSFQSLLNQERELVSQARAAVKSLDAALIQHMRETESPPFGKKHRAFPVASTGDAAAEDAAQPGDRSHECESRTKQEVLYAFLVLCHRLVAIMEEAADFRQDLKEELTHFAPAETFRAAKIALQAEPYVWDEKEILKQAHKCLDAWVPTGPGRRSL, from the coding sequence ATGGCGCAAGGGCAGGGTGACGCCCCCCCCTGTCCTGCCCGGGACGGTCGGTCCCCGCGCGTCGCAACACTTCTGCAGAAGGCACGGGGGCTCCCctgttcctctctctcttctccttttACTgtgtcctcgtcgccttcatcTCTCGTCGCTTCCAAGGCGCCCTCCGCATCTTCCtgctctccttcgccctacgggcctgcctcgtcgtctcctgcCTGCTTGTCGTCTgccgcttcggcgtcgccttctgcgtcttctcttccGAGTTCGAGCCTTTCCTTGACGTTGTCGTGCTCGccctgcctctcttctctctgtcgcgcgactctgcagcgtctgcaaagcagcagcgaaggcaCAGCTGCCTTGGGGAAGTCGTGCGCCTGTCTCGCAGAGAAAGTCTACGCAGTGGCGCTTGagcgggaggcgctggaCGAGGCGGAGCAAAGGCGACAAACGCACACCGGAGAGGGGGACACCGAGGAAGACCGTAGGAAGGATGCAGGGCtgagggaggaaggagaggatgAAGATGCGATCAGCTCTGCAGACAAACTAGTGATCACccgcctcgagccgcgcctGGTTTCTTTTCAGAGTCTCTTGAATCAGGAGCGAGAACTGGTCTCCCAGGCACGCGCAGCTGTCAAATCTCTCGATGCTGCGCTCATACAACACATGAGGGAGACAGAGTCTCCGCCCTTCGGAAAGAAGCATAGAGCTTTTCCGGTGGCCTCGACTGgggacgcagcggcggaagacgccgcacaACCGGGCGACCGCAGTCACGAGTGCGAGTCGAGAACGAAGCAGGAAGTTCTTTATGCATTCCTTGTTTTGTGTCACCGCCTCGTCGCGATTAtggaggaagccgcagacTTTAGGCAAGATCTGAAGGAAGAGCTCACGCACTTCGCCCCCGCCGAAACCTTCAGAGCTGCAAAAATTGCCTTGCAAGCGGAGCCGTATGTATGGGATGAGAAAGAAATTCTCAAACAAGCTCACAAGTGCCTAGACGCGTGGGTTCCCACTGGCCCTGGCCGAAGGTCTCTttag